Genomic segment of Tautonia rosea:
CAGGATATTGATTATGGGCATGGAAACACGCTCGATCGACGCGAAGGGGCGAATCAGCCTGCCGAAAGCCTTTGCCAACGCAACGGTCGTCATGGAGCAGGTGAGCGATTCGGAAATCCGCATCCGGAGGGCGCTGGTCATCCCGGAAGACGAGCTCGGCTTCTACGAGGAGAAAATGCAGCCGCTTTCGGATCGCGACCGCGACCGGTTCCTCGAGCTGCTCGACCATCCGCCCGCCGCGAGCCCTGCCCTGACCAGGGCTGCCGCCAGACACGCCGGACGCTCCGCCGCCGTCGATGACTGACTGGCGGATCGAACCGCTTGCCCGCGAACACGACCGGCAGGCGTTCGCCTGCGGTAAGGCACCCCTCGACGAATTCATCCGGCGGCTGGTGAGCCAGTACGAGAAGCGCAATCTCGGCCGCACCTACGTCGCCGTCCGGCCCGGGAATGCGGCCGTTTGCGGCTACTACACGCTCGCCTCGGGGGCCGTCCCTTTTGCGAACTTCCCGCCAGACGCAGCAAAGAAGCTGCCCCGGCACCCGGTGCCGGTCGTGCTGCTGGCCCGGCTCGCCGTGGATAAAGCCGCCCAGGGACAGGGCCTCGGCGAGGCGCTGCTCATCGACGCCCTCGGCCGGTCGCTCGCGCTCGCCGATGCAGTCGGCATCCATGCGGTCGAAGTCGATGCCATCGACGGGCAGGCAAAGGCCTTTTACGAGCGATACGGCTTCGTCGCCCTGCCCGATACGCCGTCCCACCTGTTTCTCCCCATCGCCGTCATCCGCTCCGTGCCCGGCCTGAAAGCGTTCCTGACCCGGCCGGCCGGGCCCGATGAGCCGGAACTCACCCGCGATCCGAGCCCGATGCGGGATGTCGGTATGTGAGGGTGCTGCCCGATAGCTGCGCGCACTCTGAGCGTCATCTATCCGTAGGAAAGCCCGTCAGCGGCCTGAATACGCACTCATGGCCGAAGGAACGCCCCGAAAGCAGCCTGCAAGTCCTCCGTTGATGCTCCCGCTCGGATTGCCAGCCGGCAGCGTAACGCTCATTTCCCGGCCAGACCGAGCATCAGCGCCAGTGAACGGTTCAGGCGAAGCAGTGTCTCGTCATCGAGCGTACCGATACGCTCGCGGATGCGCCCCCTCGGAAGGGCAAGCAGCTTATCCACCATGATTTGCGAAGGGCTGAGCAGGCCGTTTTCACGGGAAGGCGAAAGCGTCAGGCGAAAGAGCGGCGCTTCAATGCTCTCCGAGGTGAGCAGGCAGACGAGCAGGCTGGCATGGGTCGGGTTGAACAGATCCGACTGGACGATGACGGCCGGCCGTGGTTTGCCGTAGTCGCCCGGAGCGACGGCGAGCACGATGTCGCCGCGTTTCACACGCTGCTACCCATATCGGCGGTTGCTTCAATGAAGGCTAGAGCCTCTTCTTCCGCCGCTGCACCTGCCGCGAGCCTGGACTGCCGGGCAGCCTCCGCTTCCAGCTTCGGCTGACGGACATCCGGCACCCATATCTGCACCGGCCGGAGTCCTGAGGCCCGGAGCCGTGCCCGGTAGGAGCGCATCCGTTCCGGCGTATTCCCCTGATCTTCAGTTCCTGGCATGGCGTTGGCATCCTGACTGTGTTGTTAATTTTGTAACATGTTACACTGATTACTTATCGAAGTAAAATGGTTTTGCGCTAAGCCTTTCCCTCATTCTGTACGAGAAGCGCAATTCCGGCCGCACCTGTTCCTCCCTGTCTCCGTCATCCGCTCCGTGCCCGGCCTGCAGCGCTGAAACCCGTCGCTGCCTGATGCGCCCTGACGGTACGGGCCACCCATGCCCGGACGCCGAGGATGCAACCGGCCGCCGTCGCCATGGCAAGACAGGCATTGCCGTATGCTTCCTGAGCAAACGCCAGGGCAGCGATTCCCGCCATCAGCAGGCCGAACCAGACGATCGCGACCCATGAGGCGAACCGGGCTCCCCTGGCCAGCCACAGAGGGAAAATCCGCAACGCATCACCGCCATCCCTGTTCGTGCTTATCATCGTGCTCTCCTCCCCGGCCGGCAGTGAATCCCGTTCCCGGCACCGGTGCCCGTCGCCTGGCCTGCAGGGGTTCATCGAATCTTACGGAATAGCTCAGTTTCCGGAAATGTTCTGTCCGTCCGTCAACCGCTCGCCCCGGACCTGGCTCTGTTCAGGGCAGCCCGGACACAAGCTCCCTTCCCTCCTCTGTTCCTGCCCAGCACGTGGCCTTGAGAAGTGGCCCGTGTGAAGCCGCCGGCGTGCCGGTCAAGCTGCCAGGGCCGCTTTCCGCAAGGGCGGAAGCCTTCGGCCCTTCGCCTGACCGGTGCGCTGCGCCACGGCCTGGGGCGGCTTCCTTTCCGTGCCACAAGGCCCCGATGGCGGGGCCGGTAACCAAACGGAAAGGAATCTATCATGTCTCAACCCGCACACAAGATCCGCATCGGCAACCTCTCGGTCACGATCTGGCGCAACCATTCGGAACGAGGTCCCTGGTACAGCGTCATCCCGACCCGCAGCTACCGCCAGGGCGACGACGCCTGGCGCGAGACCGAGAGCCTCGGATTCGATGATTTGCTCACGATGAGCAAGCTGCTCGACCTCGCCCATACCTGGATCATGCACCAGCAGAAAGCCGACGCGAAGGCCCGCAAGGACGCCGGCCCGACCGCGAAATGAAACGGAAACCGTGAAAGGAGTCACACCATGACATCGAACGTCATCTTTGCCTACACCACCGATCAGGCCATCGCGGACGGCATCCTCCAGGATGCCTCCGACCTCGCCTGCCCCGGGAATCCCGCCTTCCCGCTCGGGCGGCTCATCATCACGACGAACGCCCGCGAACAGCTCACCGCTGACGAGGCAGCCGCAGCGCTCTCCCGACACGCAAGCGGCGACTGGGGCAAAACCTGTCCCGAAGATGCGGAGGCGAACAACGAGGCTCTGGCCGAGGGATACCGGCTGCTCTCCGTGTACGAGAGCTCCGCCGGTGATTTCTGGATCATCACCGAAGCCGACCGTTCGGCGACCACCATCCTCATGCCCGACGATTACTGAGCTGACCAACTTGCGGGCGGGCCGGAAGCCCGCCCATAACCTGAAAGGAATCAGATTATGACAACGCAACAAACCATTACGTACAAAGTCTGGATCGACATCGAAGAGTACAACGAGGAAACCGGGCAAGGCGTGGAAACCGACGCGCCCGGCGGGGCGATTGCTACGTTCGACACATGCGAGGAAGCCTGGGCATATGCGGCGCATGTCACCCAACTCGCCTGCGGCGAAATCGAGCAGGAGCGCATCTGCAAGGCCGCTCCGAAGCTGCTGTCTGTGCTGGAACGAGCGGAGTTCCTGATGCGCCGGATAAGCGAAGGCGACCATCATGCCCTCGAAAACCTGGGTGACGCCGCCGAACAGGCCCGCGCCGCTATCGCCGATGCAACGGCGGCCGGCATCAGGCCGAAACTTCCCGACCACTCTACCTGCTTCGCGTTCACGCACGAACCGGAGAAAGACCCTGATCGGGCCTGCGTCCATGTCGAGGGCGGGTATGGTATCGCCATCATCCGCAACCCGGAAGGGCTCATCATCGACGTGTATCCGAACGACTGGATGGAGCCCATCGAAACGCTGACCGTCTGGAATGACGACGTTGCGGCGGCAGAATCCGACGATGACGCAGCATAAGGAGCAACGAGCATGGAAGCCATCGAAACCAGAACCGTCGAAGCCGGCGGCCGCACATACCGCATCAGCGTTTTCCCTGACAGCGATGCCGAATGCCCGAGCGAATGGGAGGGCTGGCGGCTCGTCTCGTTCAGCCACCGGCACCGCTCCTACGAAGCGCCTGAGCGCTATTGCAAGGGACTCGATGAAGCGGGTTACCCGCTACCGGCCCATATCGGCCTGAGCCGGATGCTCGATACCGGCACCGCCTTCTGGCTCAGCTACTACGAGCACGGGCTCTGCCGCTGGTCGCTGATGGGCGAGGGGCCTTACTGCCGCTGGGACAGCACCCGGGTGGCCGGCATCCTGCTCTGGGAGCGGCCGCCGCCCGAGCTTCCCTCTGGCTACCAGCCGCGTGAAGCGGATGCCCGACGTTTCCTCGACATCTACACCGACTGGGCCAACGGCCAGGTCTATGGCTACGACATCGAGATTCTCACCAGCTGTGCCAGCTGCGGAAGCGAGCAGGCCGGGCTGGTGGAGAGCTGCTTCGGTATTTACGGGCTGGAAACCGCCTTAAGCGAAGCCGAAGCCCAACTTCAACCACCCTCAAAGGAGTAACCACCATGAAACCATTCGACAACTACGAAATCTCCGGCTGCCAGCGCCTCGATGATGCTGGCACACCCGACCCGAATGGCAGCATCACCGTCACCTGCGACGACGATGAGGCGGAATTCTGGACGCTCTACGGCCATGTCCAGGGCGTGCGCGTGGAAGCCCTCGGCGATTACTCCAGCCGCGAAGCGGCGGAAGAGGTGTACCAGTGCATCACCGGCCAGCCGTTCCCAAACCTCTACGAGAGCGACCCACATATCCGCCGCATGCACCTTGCCGCCGAGGCGTTCGCGTTGCTGGAGCGTGCTGCCAGCGAACTCGAAATCTGGCAGATGAGCTGCGGCCCGGAGGGCGATCCCGACACGCAGGCCATCCTTGGCGAAATCCGCCACCTGTTTGCCAGGGCAGCAGGCGATGGCAGCGATGAGCCGGCTCCATCCCGGGACATCGCCATCACCTGGTCTGTCGAGGATGTGCTGGAAATCCGCCCGGACTTGAGCGAAGTGCAGGCCATCCAGGTCCTGCAATGGGCGAAGCGAAAACACGACGCGACCATCGGCATCAACTGGGAGGTGCTCGCCTGCCACGCGGAGTTCCTCTTCGGCGATGCACCGGCAACACCGTTACGCTTGACGTAAGGCGTAAGTATGATACAATTTATGAATGATAGTAAGCTATGGGGACAAGCGCACCCGGAGCTTTGCCGAGGGCAGGCGCGTCAAAGCGTTTGCCGGCATTGAGCGCAAAGCACAGATGCGGCTGGACCGGCTGGAAGCGGCCACTTCACTGCTCGACCTGGACTTGCCCGGCAACCGCCTGGAGGCACTCAAAGGCGACCGCAAGGGCCTGTTCAGCATCCGCATCAACGATCAGTGGCGGATTTGTTTTGAATGGCCCAACGGTTCGCCCGGCCCCTGTAATGTAGAAATTGTCGATTATCACTGAGAGGACGCTATGACACGACCACCGATACACCCCGGCGAGCACCTTGCTGAAGAGCTTGAGGAGCTGGGCTTAAGCGCGAGCGAGCTGGCACGCCGCCTGGAGGTGCCCGTTAACCGCGTGACCGCCATCCTGAACGGCCAGCGGGCGGTTACGGCCGACACCGCGCTCAGGCTCGGGCATTTCTTCGGCACCAGCGCGGAATTCTGGCTGAACCTGCAAAATCTCTATGAGCTTCGGCTCGCCGAAGCGGAAATCGGACCTGCCATCCGCCATCTCCCGATCCTGGAGAAACCAGCCCGCTTTCAACCCGGCTGAAGGAAGCTGCTGGCTGGAATCCGTTTCCGGGCCTCCGCTCCAGCCGCTTCTGCATTGCTATCAGCAGCATCACCGGGGCTCCAGGTCAGGGTGGCGGCCAGCGCCGCCCGTTGCTCTTTCGCTCAGCCAGAAGTTAGCCCCTCCGGCCCGGAGGGCGATCCCGACACGCAGGCCATCCTACGCGATGTCCGGGCCCTCGTTGCCAGGGCTTAGGGCAGCGGCAAGCTGTCTCAACCGGCCAGCATCTGACGCCGGGCTTCCAATCGCGGAAGCCCCCCTGTCCTGCCGGCTTCGGGTTTGCCCAACCGGCAGGTGAACTCTCCCGGCCTGGTTGCTTCGGCATCGACGGCCGCCGTATTGCCCGGGCATTCGCCCTGAGCCCCACCTCTCCTTCGGCCGGTAGACTCACCGCTCCCTCGGGCACGACTGGGGCATCAGCACTGGCCATTGCTCGACCATGGCAGCTTCGGAATAACCGCCACCCCCCATCCCTGCCCCCTCACCCGGTTTCAGCCCTGACGTCGGCAGTCTTTCCCCTGAATCGGCCCCTCGACGGACCATGGAGCCGGGCAGGCTCTGTTTTGTTTTTTCGTGTCAGACATCTCTCCTATGCACTGCATAGGGGGTGGTTTCACCGTGGAAGCCGCTTTCGGGCAATGGTTTAGGGCGAGGGGTTCAGTCAGGCGACTGACCGTCAGCGTATCAGCTCGATGGCAACCCTGGCATCGAGCCGCTTCCATGGTTTCAGGCCACCGCCTGGTCGCAATGGTCCCACATCGGACACGGACGGCACCGGGCCGGGCCGGGTCGTACGGCGATAGGGCGCTGAATATCCTGCCGGGCCTCGCGAATCCTGCCGGCGATGGCCAGCACCTGCTCCCGCAGCTCCTCCGTGTTCGCTACGCGGTGGCGGGTGCCATCGCCCAGCACAACGAAGCCACAAGGCGGCCGGACGCCGTAATGCTCCTCGATCAGGATGAAATACGTCCCGAGCTGGGCAAGGTGCCAGGGGTGGAGCTGGCGCGAGCTTTTCCATTCTTCGGGAAGTATGCAGGAGCCTGACCGGATCAGCCGATCCGGCCGGCCTCGCAGGCCGTAGCGCCTGGACGTCATCGTGAACCCGTCGAGCGAGACCGTCTCCGCCTCACTCAGGCCCGCATCACCCCGGGCTCCCTGCCCTGTGCGGCGCAGGCGGGAGCTTGCGATCATCAGCAGGATCGCAAGCGCGAGTAGCCAGAATTCAGGATTTTCCATCATTTGGAAAGCAGCCGCTCCAGGAACAGTCCGAGCAATACGAGCCAGGCGAGGGCGATCAGCATTCTTCCGGCACCGATGCCCCGTCCTGCCCTGCGTTCTGCGGCGGCCAGCCGCTCGTGGTGCGCATCACCCCGGGCGAGGTGCTCGCGGTTGACGGGCGGCAGTCCGAGCCCCTGCTGCAGCCGCCACTGCTCGGGGCAGCAGGCGAAAGTTGTGATTTCGCTCGCCGTCACGTACCAGCTTCCGGGTCTTTGTTTCTGCTTCATGGAGCCTCCCTGACCGCTTGCAGCATGGCACGAAGATGCTATTCTGTCCACGCTCCGGTACGGCAGGATTTGCGGCTTCAACGGCCTTGCCTGTCAGCCGTATTTCATGACTTCTTTCCGTCATGTAATATTGCTTACTTGTAATCATGGCGTCCGCTCGTCCTGCGTTCTTTCCATCCGTGTTGCCTGCCGTGTTCCTGACTTTCCTTCTGTGCGTCCACGCGTCAGGAAAGATTTCCTTCCTGATGGAAGACCGGTGTGACGGCTGGTCAGCAAGTATGTCGCCCTTGCTGACGGCTGGTAAGTACGCTGACTGACAGGTTGTGCTGCCGCACTACAGGAAACACAACATGATGTATTTAACGATTGCAGGCCGTGCGGAATGGCTGTATAGCTTCCGGCATGATTATCGTTGTCGCAAATTCGAAGGGGGGCGTCGGCAAGTCCACGGTGGCTGCCCATCTGGCCGTCTGGCTGCAGGAGCAGGGGCACCGGGTCATGCTGGCCGACTGCGATACCCAGCATTCCAGCTCCGAATGGATTGAAGAATCCTTCCCCGAGATACGCACGGTGCGGCTCGGCACGCCCGACCTCATCCTCGACAAGCTGCCTGAGCTGGCCGGGGAGGCGGATTTCGTCATCGCCGACGGCCCGGGAAGCAACACGGAGACAAGCCGGGCACTGCTGCTCAGGGCCGATTTCGCCATCGTGCCCTGCAAGGCGAGCATGCTCGAGGTCCGGGCGCTTGCCCAGGCGACGCTCGCGCTGCGCCAGGCCCAGGACATCCGCGGCGGCAAGCCCAAGGCTGTGATCGTCCTCAGCATGGTCGGCAAGCACTACCGACTGACGCAGGACATGAAGACGGCAGCAGCCGAGCTCGGGCTCCCGGTCGCGGAAACGCCGATCGGCCTCCGCCAGGTCTATGCCGATGCGCCGGGGCAGTCCACAGTGGTCTGGAGGATGGGCGCAAGGGCGAAGGATGCCGCCGACGAGATCCGGCTGCTCTTCAGCACGATCCTGCCCTGGGCCATGCCTTCCGTGAAGCCGAAACTCGGCCGCACCAGGGCGAAAACCTCGCCCGAGCTGGCGGAATTCTAATCAGGATGGAGGAAGCAATGACCGAACGCAGATCGCTCGTCGAGGGGCTGAAATCCCGACCCGAGACCGACCGCAGCCTTGAGGAGCAGTTCATCTACGGCAACCGGACGCCACGTGCCGAGGAGCCGCCGAAGACCAGGGCCCGGCCTCAGCGTCCAAAGGCGGCAAAAGCCCCGACGGCCCCGAAAGGCGAGGAAACACCAAAGGTTGACACCGCAGAGCCGGCGACATCGAAGCCAGCGAAGCAGGAAGCCGGCACCGCGACCGCTACCCGGCCGGCAGCGATCGTCTCCCGCGTGCCGTTTACCACCAGGCTCCGCGCCGACATGGCACAGGCCGTGAAACGTGCCTCGCTGGAACGCCAGCTGGAAGGCGTCGAGCCGAATACCGTCCAGGAAATCCTGGAAGACGCGCTCGAGCCGTGGCTCAGGGCGAACGGCTACCTCCAGTGACCAAACCGGCGACCCGCAAGAAGTCCCCGGCCGAGCAGCTGCTCTTCAGCCGCACCGCCGAGCGTCTTCTCGAGGCATCCGCATCCATCCGGAGCGAGCCGCCCGATCGCATCGACTTCCTGCATACCGTCCAGTGCCAGTGCGGCATCCCCTACCGCAATCCCGGCGATGCGATCCGGGAATGGGACCGGAAGCAAGGCGGGGCGGCGCTCCGCATCGAGGCGGGTTCGGCCATCGATCCCCAGACCGGGGAATTCGTGAAGCTCGGGCTTCCCTTCGGCGAGAAGCCCCGGCTCGTGCTCATCCACCTCGCGAGCGAGGCGGTCAGGACCGGTTCGCCCGTGGTCGATGTCGAGGATTCCATGACCGCCTTCGCCCGGTCGCTCGGCGTCGAGACCAACGGCCAGCAGCTCCGGTCGCTCAAGGACCAGCTCGCCCGGCTGTCCGCATCGACGGTCCGGATGGGCATGGTGGAGGAGGGAAGGGCCGTGCAGGTGAATACCCAGATCGTCACCGCCTTCGACCTGTGGTTCCCGAAACAGCCCGACCAGCGCGTGCTCTGGCCCTCGACGGTGCGTCTCGGCCATGAATTCTTCCAGAGCCTCGGCCGCCATGCCGTGCCGCTCGATCACCGCGCCGTGGCGGCGCTCTCCTCATCCTCGATGGCGCTCGACATCTATGTCTGGCTCGCCCAGCGCCTGCACCGCGTACCGGTGGCCAGGCCGCAATTCATCCCGTGGACGGCCGTGTACGAACAGTTCGGCCAGGGATACAAGCGGCTCCGCGATTTCCGCCGGAATTTCATCCAGACGCTCAAGCACGTGCAGGCCACCTACCCGGATGCCAGGATGGACCTGAACGAGGAGGGGCTCACGCTGGAGCACAGTCCGCCGCCGGTTGCTCCGAAGACGGTCAGCATGCCCGGTTTCGGAAAAGGGAGCCACGGTAAGTTGGTCGCGCCCCCCTCCCGGAAGACCGAAAACGAACCCGCCGCGTGAGCCGGGAACCGGGAAAACCCCGCGTCCGGCCGCAGGAAGAGCAGAACTGCGGCGGCTCCGGCTGCTCTGTGGACATCCGGCGGGACAGAGAAACTTATCCACGGTAAGTTAGTCGCGCCCCCCACGGTAAGTTGGTCGCTGCCGATCACGGGTTTCTGCGGGTTCCACCACGGTAAGTTGGTCGCACAAACCTATATTATATCCTATAATAAAAACCTATAGCTGTGGCACCCTCCCTGTGGATAAAGGATCTGCCCTTCCGGAAAGGCTGCGATACGGCAAGGCGAAAGGCCGGAAACCATGGAAGAGGAGCGAATCCGGACCGGAAAAGGGTGGTTCGCAGGCGGTATTTCCGGATGCGTAACGGTTTGAGAGCCTGATTCCGATGACGAGCTGCCGATGATCCGGGAAGGAACAGATCAGCGGGATTCGGATAAAACCGCCAGAGAAGGGGCAGGAGAGGCGATCGTGTCCGGGTCAGTCCTTACCAGCCAAAAGGCGGAGTTGGGTGCTCAGAGAGGCTGAAAATTCGATTACGACCCATTCCATGCACCGGGATCGATCCGTCTGCTCCAGGCGTCGCCCGAAACGCCATCCGGTGACGGGGCCACGGTAAGTTGGTCGCGCCCCCATCAGTAAGCTGACCGACCAGGCGTATCAAAGTCAGGCGACCGGCCGGATGCACTCCGGGCGGTTCACCATCGTCGATACCGCCAGGCTTCCATGACATCGGCCGGGAAGGGGCAGGCACCGCCTGACCCCTCCTGAGGCGGCAGGAATGACGCTCAGATAGCAAGACCCGGCCGGTTGCGGCAGCCGTGCAGGGCCCGGTGCGAATGAAAGAGCCCCTCAATAGCCGGCATCCCGTGCGCTTCTGGATGGCGTTCGGCCCATCCCAGAAAGGCAGCGATCGCATCCCGGTTGCTCCAGTCTCTGCCGATGCAGAGCATACCCCCGGCGTCCATCGAGCTGATGACCGTTCC
This window contains:
- a CDS encoding type II toxin -antitoxin system TacA 1-like antitoxin, with the protein product METRSIDAKGRISLPKAFANATVVMEQVSDSEIRIRRALVIPEDELGFYEEKMQPLSDRDRDRFLELLDHPPAASPALTRAAARHAGRSAAVDD
- a CDS encoding GNAT family N-acetyltransferase, translated to MTDWRIEPLAREHDRQAFACGKAPLDEFIRRLVSQYEKRNLGRTYVAVRPGNAAVCGYYTLASGAVPFANFPPDAAKKLPRHPVPVVLLARLAVDKAAQGQGLGEALLIDALGRSLALADAVGIHAVEVDAIDGQAKAFYERYGFVALPDTPSHLFLPIAVIRSVPGLKAFLTRPAGPDEPELTRDPSPMRDVGM
- a CDS encoding type II toxin-antitoxin system PemK/MazF family toxin → MKRGDIVLAVAPGDYGKPRPAVIVQSDLFNPTHASLLVCLLTSESIEAPLFRLTLSPSRENGLLSPSQIMVDKLLALPRGRIRERIGTLDDETLLRLNRSLALMLGLAGK
- a CDS encoding antitoxin MazE family protein → MPGTEDQGNTPERMRSYRARLRASGLRPVQIWVPDVRQPKLEAEAARQSRLAAGAAAEEEALAFIEATADMGSSV
- a CDS encoding type II toxin-antitoxin system RelE/ParE family toxin — translated: MIVSYGDKRTRSFAEGRRVKAFAGIERKAQMRLDRLEAATSLLDLDLPGNRLEALKGDRKGLFSIRINDQWRICFEWPNGSPGPCNVEIVDYH
- a CDS encoding HigA family addiction module antitoxin, translating into MTRPPIHPGEHLAEELEELGLSASELARRLEVPVNRVTAILNGQRAVTADTALRLGHFFGTSAEFWLNLQNLYELRLAEAEIGPAIRHLPILEKPARFQPG
- a CDS encoding CRISPR-associated protein Cas4, translated to MMENPEFWLLALAILLMIASSRLRRTGQGARGDAGLSEAETVSLDGFTMTSRRYGLRGRPDRLIRSGSCILPEEWKSSRQLHPWHLAQLGTYFILIEEHYGVRPPCGFVVLGDGTRHRVANTEELREQVLAIAGRIREARQDIQRPIAVRPGPARCRPCPMWDHCDQAVA
- a CDS encoding PD-(D/E)XK nuclease family protein, with amino-acid sequence MKQKQRPGSWYVTASEITTFACCPEQWRLQQGLGLPPVNREHLARGDAHHERLAAAERRAGRGIGAGRMLIALAWLVLLGLFLERLLSK
- a CDS encoding nucleotide-binding protein; this encodes MIIVVANSKGGVGKSTVAAHLAVWLQEQGHRVMLADCDTQHSSSEWIEESFPEIRTVRLGTPDLILDKLPELAGEADFVIADGPGSNTETSRALLLRADFAIVPCKASMLEVRALAQATLALRQAQDIRGGKPKAVIVLSMVGKHYRLTQDMKTAAAELGLPVAETPIGLRQVYADAPGQSTVVWRMGARAKDAADEIRLLFSTILPWAMPSVKPKLGRTRAKTSPELAEF
- a CDS encoding replication protein RepA; this translates as MTKPATRKKSPAEQLLFSRTAERLLEASASIRSEPPDRIDFLHTVQCQCGIPYRNPGDAIREWDRKQGGAALRIEAGSAIDPQTGEFVKLGLPFGEKPRLVLIHLASEAVRTGSPVVDVEDSMTAFARSLGVETNGQQLRSLKDQLARLSASTVRMGMVEEGRAVQVNTQIVTAFDLWFPKQPDQRVLWPSTVRLGHEFFQSLGRHAVPLDHRAVAALSSSSMALDIYVWLAQRLHRVPVARPQFIPWTAVYEQFGQGYKRLRDFRRNFIQTLKHVQATYPDARMDLNEEGLTLEHSPPPVAPKTVSMPGFGKGSHGKLVAPPSRKTENEPAA